A single region of the Pygocentrus nattereri isolate fPygNat1 chromosome 27, fPygNat1.pri, whole genome shotgun sequence genome encodes:
- the LOC108412772 gene encoding perforin-1-like has protein sequence MFSLLLILLAVPLADGCRIAPSTECEKPQFVPGHNLVGEGFDIVRMKTSGAFVVNVRDYMKGGDHGNCTICFNRLLNLEQKLPVSVLDWRVKVDCHRSISAKVYESSSSVLKETSSSTSSSWKVGLGIPFVASMAVGGTHSRSSRFVQRHSSKDKFSYTSHEFSCKYYSFRLHSRPPLTKEFLGSIKTLPAQYNRQSKARYESFISTYGTHFLRQVDLGGHVHSTTAVRTCQVSMTGLSVQDVSNCLSVEALAIIKGVNVDGQTSYCKNKGKKLQNRNSFSGSFPDRVTEVLGGDGGHSDILFTPDNQNGYTAWFNTLKTAPGVVSYRLSSLHMLVRKDTVRRTSLQKAIRAYIMKSAISLSCSSKCKNGRRINCACKCSGHQRIDSNCCPSQPGIATLTVTVERAAGLWGDYFSRTDGYVKIFYGSQADTTWVIWNNNFPVWNHVKRFETVDLTKRRLVWFEVWDRDNRWDDDLLGRAALVPNQGYNMKKSFRLKHGTLYVSVTAVCGPHLSGPVCEKYVPSPTSEDRLTYLNALEGHRPTLIQGPYEPVRNSSFL, from the exons ATGTTCTCCCTCCTGCTGATCCTCCTGGCCGTCCCGCTGGCCGACGGCTGCCGGATTGCCCCCAGCACCGAGTGTGAGAAGCCTCAGTTTGTCCCAGGACACAACCTGGTGGGAGAG GGGTTTGATATCGTCCGGATGAAGACCAGCGGAGCCTTCGTGGTGAACGTTAGAGACTACATGAAGGGTGGAGATCATGGAAACTGCACCATCTGCTTCAACCGGCTGCTGAACTTGGAGCAGAAGCTGCCGGTATCTGTGCTGGACTGGAGGGTGAAGGTCGACTGCCACCGCAGCATCAGCGCCAAGGTGTACGAGTCCAGCAGCTCCGTGCTGAAGGAGACCTCCAGCTCCACCTCCAGCAGCTGGAAGGTGGGCCTTGGCATCCCCTTTGTCGCCAGCATGGCTGTGGGAGGCACTCACTCTCGATCCTCCAGATTCGTCCAGAGGCACTCGTCAAAGGACAAATTCTCCTACACCAGCCACGAGTTCTCCTGCAAATACTACTC GTTCCGCCTTCATTCCCGTCCGCCTCTGACCAAAGAATTCCTCGGCTCCATCAAAACTCTTCCTGCTCAGTACAACAGGCAGTCTAAAGCCAGATACGAGAGCTTCATTTCCACCTACGGCACACATTTCCTGCGGCAGGTGGACCTGGGCGGCCATGTGCACTCCACCACCGCCGTCCGCACCTGCCAAGTGTCCATGACCGGCCTGTCAGTGCAGGACGTCAGCAACTGTCTGTCAGTGGAGGCTTTGGCCATCATCAAGGGCGTTAATGTGGACGGGCAAACAAGCTACTGCAAAAACAAAGGTAAGAAGCTGCAGAACAGGAACAGCTTCTCTGGATCCTTCCCAGACCGGGTCACTGAGGTTCTGGGAGGAGATGGAGGTCACAGTGACATTCTGTTCACTCCAGACAATCAGAATGGCTACACCGCCTGGTTCAACACGCTGAAGACGGCCCCCGGAGTGGTGTCCTATAGGCTGAGTTCTCTCCACATGCTGGTTCGGAAGGACACGGTAAGAAGAACCAGCCTGCAGAAGGCCATCAGAGCGTACATCATGAAGAGTGCCATCTCCCTGTCCTGTTCCTCCAAGTGCAAGAACGGACGCAGGATCAACTGCGCCTGCAAGTGCAGCGGCCATCAGAGGATCGACTCTAACTGCTGCCCCAGCCAGCCAGGCATAGCCACCCTCACGGTCACAGTGGAGCGAGCGGCGGGACTCTGGGGAGATTACTTTTCTAGAACCGATGGATATGTCAAGATCTTCTACGGAAGTCAGGCCGACACCACTTGGGTTATCTGGAACAACAACTTCCCCGTCTGGAACCACGTCAAAAGGTTTGAAACTGTGGATCTGACAAAGAGAAG GCTGGTATGGTTTGAGGTGTGGGACCGTGATAACAGGTGGGATGATGATCTTCTGGGTAGAGCGGCTCTGGTGCCCAACCAAGGCTACAACATGAAGAAGAGTTTCCGTCTGAAGCACGGCACGCTCTACGTCTCAGTCACTGCGGTCTGCGGCCCGCACCTGAGCGGCCCAGTGTGTGAAAAATACGTCCCGTCGCCCACATCCGAGGACCGCCTCACCTACCTGAATGCCTTAGAGGGTCACAGGCCCACCTTGATTCAGGGACCCTACGAGCCGGTGCGGAACAGCAGCTTCCTCTGA